A portion of the Paenibacillus hamazuiensis genome contains these proteins:
- a CDS encoding ATP-binding protein: MGKFGGVQTRLILLVVIVLIPLMTLQAYRFETQLNQRIEAEMAASEEIAKAISKSFLNFLDTIWSGQTIIGKTLLLHPEWTEKEIGDYLQSLKVDKSIISTYSWIRPDGKVIATTQQSLRGLTVQRGYIDRIVRGEDRVVSPLVERPSDGLITVPVAKGIRQNGQLIGILVAAVDTSRLEEVFPLPRIGTMRKFGLVDSSGQLVFRVGTQLTDEQRKFPPDSPIWKALQGEIVKTMKRTSYVDGVVRFGIDYPIKEIGWECFVITSYDDALAPYWASVRRDILVFLLVCIVSLLAAALLGRKILRPVMAVKEAAKQIKHGNLNARTRIQGRDELSSTAELFDQMIDRVQVRLTQAENLLTVGEMAASITHEVRNPMTAVRGFIQLLKQQKNDPAAERYFDIIIEELDRANQIIGNFLVLAKTSTSDGQSGHLNEILLNIQPMIHALSNLKGIHTVYKLDESVSPVRININEIKQVIINLTRNAVEAMDKNGTLTIETYNAGDCAKLIVSDTGCGIPRDKLDRLFQSFFTTKTDGTGLGLTICKTIVEKYDGNITVESEEGKGTTFTVTFPVAAASSHFSQKG; encoded by the coding sequence ATGGGGAAATTCGGAGGCGTACAAACACGGCTTATTTTGCTGGTTGTCATCGTGCTCATACCATTAATGACTTTGCAGGCGTATCGCTTTGAAACGCAGCTTAATCAGCGTATCGAAGCGGAAATGGCAGCCAGCGAAGAGATTGCGAAAGCGATCAGCAAGTCGTTTTTGAATTTTCTGGACACGATTTGGAGCGGGCAAACGATTATCGGCAAAACGCTTTTACTCCACCCTGAATGGACGGAAAAAGAGATCGGTGACTACCTGCAAAGCCTGAAGGTCGATAAATCGATCATATCTACATACAGCTGGATCCGGCCTGACGGAAAGGTGATCGCGACCACCCAGCAGTCGCTCAGAGGACTTACCGTGCAGCGCGGTTATATTGACAGGATTGTAAGGGGAGAAGACCGTGTCGTCTCCCCTTTAGTGGAAAGACCGTCCGACGGGTTGATCACGGTCCCAGTCGCCAAAGGAATACGTCAAAACGGACAGCTGATCGGCATCCTTGTCGCTGCCGTCGATACGAGCAGGCTGGAGGAAGTATTTCCGCTGCCCCGAATCGGCACTATGCGAAAGTTCGGGCTGGTCGACAGCTCCGGACAGCTCGTTTTCCGCGTGGGCACGCAGCTTACGGACGAACAGCGGAAATTTCCGCCGGATTCCCCGATTTGGAAAGCGCTTCAGGGAGAAATCGTGAAAACGATGAAGCGCACTTCGTATGTCGACGGGGTTGTCCGGTTTGGGATCGATTATCCGATCAAGGAGATCGGTTGGGAATGCTTCGTCATTACTTCTTACGACGATGCGCTCGCCCCTTACTGGGCATCGGTACGCAGAGACATTCTCGTATTTTTGCTCGTGTGCATCGTTTCCTTACTGGCGGCGGCCCTGCTTGGGCGTAAAATATTGAGACCGGTTATGGCGGTCAAAGAAGCGGCCAAACAAATCAAACACGGCAATCTTAACGCCAGAACGCGTATTCAAGGACGGGACGAGCTGTCTTCCACCGCCGAGCTGTTCGATCAGATGATCGACCGGGTTCAGGTAAGGCTTACCCAGGCGGAAAACCTGCTTACCGTCGGTGAAATGGCAGCCAGCATCACTCATGAGGTCCGCAATCCGATGACGGCGGTGAGAGGGTTTATCCAACTGCTCAAGCAGCAAAAAAACGATCCGGCCGCGGAACGTTATTTCGATATTATTATAGAAGAGCTCGATCGGGCGAACCAGATTATCGGCAATTTTCTCGTCCTTGCCAAAACGTCGACGAGCGACGGGCAATCCGGGCATTTAAACGAAATTTTGCTCAACATTCAGCCGATGATCCATGCGCTCAGCAACCTGAAAGGCATTCATACCGTCTATAAATTGGATGAATCCGTCAGTCCGGTTCGAATCAATATCAACGAGATCAAACAGGTGATCATCAACCTGACCCGCAATGCGGTTGAGGCGATGGATAAAAACGGCACGCTGACGATAGAGACGTACAACGCGGGCGATTGCGCCAAGCTGATCGTATCCGATACGGGATGCGGCATTCCGCGGGACAAGCTGGACCGGCTGTTCCAGTCTTTTTTTACGACGAAAACGGACGGTACGGGTCTCGGGCTGACGATTTGCAAAACGATTGTGGAAAAATACGACGGGAACATCACGGTCGAATCCGAGGAGGGAAAGGGCACCACATTTACGGTAACGTTCCCCGTCGCCGCGGCTTCATCCCACTTTTCGCAGAAAGGTTAG
- a CDS encoding MBL fold metallo-hydrolase produces MENTFEDTFFPLTTLTSGISQTVLPDLVCLPLQIVNICLVGHPESDSEWVLVDAGMPASHEKILLAAGHHFGRKPAAIILTHGHFDHVGALLELVREWNVPVYAHELELPYLTGRADYPPADPTVDGGLVTEMSPLFPNEGIDLDDHVHPLPADGTVPGMAGWRWIHTPGHTPGHISLFRDADRALIAGDAFVTVKQESLYKVIVQEQEISGPPKYFTTDWQAARDSVVKLEALKPSVAVTGHGIPMSGERLAAGLSELAVNFESIAVPEHGRYVH; encoded by the coding sequence GTGGAAAATACTTTTGAAGATACTTTCTTCCCATTGACGACCTTGACGAGCGGAATCAGTCAAACCGTTCTGCCGGACCTCGTCTGTCTGCCGTTGCAAATCGTGAACATCTGTCTTGTCGGTCATCCCGAATCGGATTCGGAATGGGTTCTGGTCGATGCGGGAATGCCCGCTTCCCACGAAAAAATTTTGCTGGCCGCCGGGCATCACTTCGGCCGAAAACCGGCGGCTATCATCCTCACGCACGGCCATTTCGATCATGTCGGCGCTTTGCTGGAGCTCGTTCGGGAATGGAATGTTCCCGTATACGCCCATGAGCTGGAGCTGCCGTATTTGACAGGACGGGCCGACTATCCGCCGGCCGATCCGACGGTGGATGGCGGACTCGTGACGGAGATGTCCCCGCTTTTCCCGAATGAGGGCATCGATTTGGACGATCACGTTCATCCGCTGCCCGCAGACGGAACCGTCCCCGGCATGGCCGGGTGGCGCTGGATTCATACTCCCGGGCATACGCCCGGTCATATTTCGCTGTTCCGCGATGCGGACCGCGCGCTGATCGCCGGGGACGCCTTCGTCACCGTGAAGCAGGAATCGCTTTACAAGGTAATCGTGCAGGAGCAGGAAATCAGCGGGCCGCCGAAATATTTTACGACGGATTGGCAGGCGGCCCGGGACTCGGTCGTTAAGCTTGAAGCGTTAAAGCCGTCCGTTGCCGTAACCGGCCACGGCATCCCGATGTCCGGTGAGCGGCTTGCCGCCGGATTGTCCGAACTGGCGGTGAATTTCGAAAGCATCGCCGTACCCGAACATGGACGCTACGTGCATTAG
- a CDS encoding metallophosphoesterase: protein MRRRFILFFLVFNVINAYIGWHGSIFLGFLGSPLPQGLYWFLFAVVVFSYLLGRSGLVPGPAGRFLKVIGSYYFFVMEYAFLLLLLTDIAALGVVLGGGDPLDYAPAASLVIAALLLVLLAWGSRNAWSTVRRTYEMKVGKRAGALKELRIMMVSDIHLGNIVGRRHLRRLIRHMNEMRPDLILLPGDVIDDSIEPFIRNRMGEVLGQLKARFGVFAVLGNHEYYGGHIAEYVKQMSRIGIRVLRDETVTVDGSFHIVGRKDKTAESFEPQGRQSVEQLIAELDRSLPIIVMDHQPTKFEQAAAAGADLLLCGHTHRGQFAPNHLITRRLFELDWGYMMKGNMHVAVSSGFGSWGPPIRIASRSEIVELVVKFRED from the coding sequence ATGAGACGAAGGTTTATTTTATTTTTTCTTGTTTTTAACGTCATTAACGCCTATATTGGCTGGCACGGCTCCATCTTTCTCGGCTTTTTGGGAAGCCCGCTCCCGCAAGGACTTTACTGGTTTTTGTTTGCGGTCGTCGTCTTTTCCTATTTGCTCGGACGGTCCGGACTCGTTCCCGGTCCGGCGGGGCGCTTCCTCAAGGTGATCGGCTCTTATTATTTTTTCGTGATGGAATATGCGTTTCTTCTGCTCCTGCTTACGGATATCGCGGCATTGGGAGTGGTTCTCGGCGGGGGCGATCCGCTCGACTATGCGCCGGCCGCTTCGCTTGTTATAGCCGCCCTTTTGCTGGTGCTGCTCGCTTGGGGCTCGCGGAATGCTTGGTCGACGGTCAGACGTACGTATGAGATGAAAGTCGGCAAACGGGCCGGCGCTCTAAAGGAGCTGCGCATCATGATGGTTTCCGACATTCATCTCGGCAACATCGTCGGCCGCCGCCACCTTCGCCGGCTGATCCGGCACATGAACGAAATGCGGCCGGATCTCATTTTGCTGCCGGGCGACGTCATCGACGACAGCATCGAGCCGTTCATCCGGAACCGGATGGGCGAGGTGCTCGGCCAGCTCAAAGCGCGCTTCGGCGTATTTGCCGTGCTTGGCAATCACGAGTATTACGGAGGGCATATCGCGGAATACGTCAAGCAGATGAGCCGGATCGGCATCCGCGTGCTGCGGGATGAAACCGTCACGGTGGACGGCTCGTTTCACATTGTCGGCCGCAAAGATAAAACCGCCGAATCGTTCGAGCCGCAGGGGCGGCAAAGCGTGGAGCAGCTTATCGCCGAACTCGACCGGTCGCTGCCGATTATCGTGATGGACCACCAACCGACAAAGTTCGAGCAAGCCGCTGCAGCCGGCGCCGATTTGCTGCTGTGCGGTCATACGCACCGCGGCCAATTTGCCCCGAACCACCTGATCACCCGCAGACTGTTCGAGCTCGATTGGGGTTATATGATGAAAGGGAACATGCACGTGGCCGTTTCCTCCGGCTTCGGCAGTTGGGGGCCGCCGATCCGCATCGCCAGCCGCTCGGAAATCGTCGAGCTGGTTGTAAAGTTTCGCGAGGATTAA
- a CDS encoding NADP-dependent oxidoreductase, whose product MRAAAFASYGGPEVMSVMEFPDPQAGPGQVRVRVKAAGVQHFDCAVRSGWKPAYGISVKLPQIPGNEFAGVVDQVGDGVTGFSVGSEVLGFAALNCYAEYVVVSPDQIVNKPGTMSWEEAGGLTGNGQGAHIALKAIGVAPGETILINGAAGSLGAFAVQLAKEWGAKTVIGTASENNHDYVSSLGAIPVTYNEGVADRIRAVAPDGVDAAFDTAGGEGLRAAVELVQDKNRICTYFAYDLIEELGIRLVRGERSATRLAELAELHSQGKLRIHIRQTFPLERADDAHRAIETRHGRGKIVLMID is encoded by the coding sequence ATGAGAGCAGCGGCGTTTGCTTCGTACGGAGGACCGGAGGTTATGAGCGTTATGGAGTTTCCGGATCCGCAAGCGGGTCCGGGTCAAGTAAGGGTCCGCGTGAAAGCAGCCGGCGTTCAGCATTTCGACTGCGCCGTGCGCAGCGGCTGGAAGCCGGCTTACGGAATTTCGGTGAAACTTCCACAAATTCCGGGCAATGAATTCGCAGGAGTCGTGGACCAGGTCGGGGACGGTGTAACCGGATTCTCCGTAGGCAGCGAAGTGCTCGGTTTCGCAGCATTGAACTGCTACGCCGAATATGTCGTTGTCAGCCCCGACCAAATCGTAAATAAACCCGGGACCATGTCCTGGGAAGAAGCAGGCGGATTGACCGGGAACGGTCAAGGGGCTCACATCGCACTGAAAGCGATCGGGGTGGCGCCGGGAGAAACGATCCTGATCAACGGCGCGGCCGGTTCGCTTGGCGCTTTCGCCGTGCAGCTGGCGAAGGAGTGGGGGGCGAAAACCGTCATCGGCACCGCAAGCGAAAACAACCACGACTATGTCAGTTCGCTGGGGGCCATACCGGTTACGTATAACGAAGGGGTGGCCGATAGGATACGAGCGGTTGCGCCGGATGGCGTCGACGCCGCTTTCGATACAGCCGGCGGTGAGGGGCTCCGGGCTGCTGTGGAATTGGTGCAGGACAAAAACCGCATCTGCACCTATTTCGCCTACGACCTCATAGAAGAGCTCGGGATTCGCCTCGTGCGAGGCGAACGTTCGGCGACCCGCCTTGCAGAACTGGCCGAGCTTCATTCACAAGGCAAACTTCGCATCCATATCAGGCAGACCTTCCCGTTGGAGCGGGCGGACGATGCGCACCGCGCCATCGAAACCAGACACGGCCGCGGGAAGATTGTTCTTATGATCGATTAA
- a CDS encoding CBO0543 family protein has protein sequence MLADRIVLIASWATAACLLLFFTPRDKIREAIVIFMFKHAVTWLFGIIVVELKLIDYPVREFAYAIRTSFAFEYFIYPATCVAFVLHFPSGKPLPHKVGWYLIWPSCMTAVEMLIEKYTDLIEYIHWNGFYTWITLLLTFGLSHRFYMWFYKDKLGAK, from the coding sequence ATGCTCGCAGACCGTATCGTTTTAATTGCCTCCTGGGCGACTGCCGCCTGTCTCCTATTGTTTTTCACTCCCCGTGATAAAATCCGGGAAGCCATCGTCATATTTATGTTCAAGCATGCGGTCACTTGGTTGTTCGGCATTATCGTTGTCGAATTAAAGCTGATCGACTACCCGGTGCGGGAATTTGCATACGCCATCAGGACGAGCTTCGCCTTTGAATACTTTATTTATCCGGCAACCTGCGTCGCGTTCGTTCTGCATTTTCCAAGCGGCAAGCCGCTGCCCCACAAAGTCGGATGGTATTTGATATGGCCGTCCTGCATGACAGCAGTCGAGATGTTGATAGAAAAATATACCGATTTGATCGAATACATCCATTGGAACGGCTTTTACACCTGGATTACGCTGTTGTTGACCTTCGGACTCTCCCATCGCTTTTATATGTGGTTCTACAAGGATAAACTTGGGGCAAAATAA
- a CDS encoding extracellular solute-binding protein, whose protein sequence is MNKKKWLVLSVAALALTSAACSSKDAGSGAQAPSGGTSAAGNANAPKPQLKSLQIWQKDDYNTYPVAKVLEERTGYKVQYDMLPQDKPQDKLNLLIASAEPYDAITTGGGSDFKALYADYAKKGALTDLTPLIDKFGPNIKASISQATFDAAKVDGKIYAIPTRTIEFGGTSLMIRTDWLEKLNLKMPTTLDEFAQVLKAFKEKDPGGNGDKNAPLTIRGDSPFVENIVGAFGMPNSWNDTGGKLTPRLLDPAYKEYVAFMTDLFKQGLLDKEFSVNKDATMKEKFTSGRAGVIPLHWADVPTVIDALKKNQPDAKYAYIPALKGKDGKMGLSVNGGFDRITFIPKASKHAEDAVKWMNAKLDKDTFKLMAIGEEGKHYTYKDGSYTPILPIFTDERNQANNFLMGVDEKNYPVYWQARVRKDPRLFEAWEYLNVKQPANTRVIDPLAFSPYLAEYSKNNQSLGTMMGEYTVKLIFGAEQISGYDAFVQKYKASGGDASYKEVNDWYATVKK, encoded by the coding sequence ATGAACAAGAAGAAATGGCTTGTGTTATCCGTCGCTGCGCTTGCGCTGACTTCCGCCGCCTGCTCTTCCAAAGATGCGGGAAGCGGCGCCCAGGCTCCGTCCGGAGGAACTTCCGCGGCCGGCAATGCCAATGCCCCGAAGCCTCAGCTCAAATCGCTGCAGATTTGGCAAAAGGATGACTACAACACGTATCCGGTCGCCAAGGTGCTGGAGGAGAGAACCGGCTACAAGGTGCAGTACGACATGCTGCCGCAGGACAAACCGCAGGATAAGCTGAACCTGCTGATCGCCTCGGCCGAGCCGTACGACGCGATTACGACGGGTGGGGGCAGCGATTTTAAAGCGCTGTATGCGGACTATGCAAAAAAAGGGGCGCTCACCGATCTGACGCCGCTCATCGACAAATTCGGGCCGAACATCAAAGCCAGCATTTCGCAGGCGACTTTTGACGCGGCCAAGGTGGACGGAAAAATATACGCGATCCCGACCAGAACGATCGAATTCGGCGGTACGAGCCTGATGATCCGCACCGATTGGCTGGAAAAGCTGAACCTGAAAATGCCGACCACGCTGGATGAGTTCGCTCAAGTTTTGAAAGCGTTTAAAGAGAAAGATCCCGGAGGCAACGGCGACAAAAATGCTCCGCTTACGATCAGAGGCGACTCGCCGTTCGTCGAAAATATCGTCGGAGCTTTCGGCATGCCCAACTCCTGGAACGATACGGGAGGCAAGCTGACGCCCCGTCTGCTTGATCCGGCTTATAAGGAATATGTTGCGTTTATGACCGACCTGTTCAAGCAAGGGCTGCTTGACAAGGAGTTCAGCGTCAACAAGGATGCGACGATGAAAGAGAAGTTTACGAGCGGCCGGGCCGGAGTTATCCCGCTCCACTGGGCGGACGTGCCGACCGTCATCGATGCGCTGAAGAAAAACCAGCCGGACGCCAAATACGCCTACATCCCGGCGCTGAAAGGCAAGGACGGCAAGATGGGCTTGTCCGTGAACGGAGGCTTCGACCGGATCACCTTTATTCCGAAAGCGTCCAAGCACGCGGAGGACGCGGTCAAATGGATGAACGCCAAGCTCGATAAAGATACGTTTAAACTGATGGCGATCGGCGAGGAAGGCAAACACTATACCTACAAGGACGGCTCCTATACTCCGATTTTGCCGATCTTTACCGACGAGCGCAATCAGGCGAACAACTTCCTGATGGGGGTTGACGAGAAAAACTATCCGGTCTATTGGCAGGCGCGCGTGCGCAAGGATCCCCGGCTGTTCGAAGCATGGGAGTATTTGAACGTGAAGCAGCCGGCGAATACGCGGGTGATTGACCCTTTGGCGTTCTCCCCGTATTTGGCGGAGTATTCCAAAAACAATCAGTCCCTGGGCACGATGATGGGCGAATACACGGTCAAGCTCATTTTTGGGGCGGAACAGATTTCCGGTTATGACGCTTTCGTGCAGAAATACAAGGCGAGCGGCGGCGATGCCAGCTATAAAGAAGTGAACGATTGGTATGCGACGGTGAAAAAGTAA
- a CDS encoding carbohydrate ABC transporter permease, whose translation MKSTSLSDRCIDLFSYTVLTAMALATLLPFANVLSKSVSEEWAVVSGKVGIFPIGFQLDTMQYVITSSQFVRSFAVSAGITAVGTLLSILLTAISAYPLSKRHLPGVGAILVLYIFTMMFNGGIIPNYLLIRSLGLINSLWSLILPVMISVFNLLVIKSYFESLPEALEDSAKMDGARTFTILFRIILPLSGPVIATIALFYAVYFWNDFFNPMLYISDPSLKPLQLYLRDIVMDADSSSAITKSVDDMMNVSGEGVRAATVIASTVPIVLVYPFLQKYFIKGVLIGSVKG comes from the coding sequence ATGAAATCAACAAGCTTAAGCGACCGCTGCATCGATCTGTTCTCCTACACCGTATTGACGGCGATGGCATTAGCCACGCTGCTGCCGTTCGCCAACGTGCTGTCCAAATCGGTCAGCGAGGAATGGGCGGTCGTTTCCGGCAAGGTCGGCATTTTTCCGATTGGCTTTCAGCTGGATACGATGCAGTATGTCATCACGTCCAGCCAGTTCGTTCGCTCCTTCGCCGTCTCGGCGGGCATAACCGCAGTTGGCACACTGCTATCGATTCTGCTGACCGCCATAAGCGCTTACCCGCTTTCCAAACGGCATTTGCCCGGCGTCGGCGCGATCCTTGTGCTGTACATTTTCACGATGATGTTTAACGGGGGCATTATCCCGAATTACCTGCTCATTCGCAGCCTGGGACTGATTAACAGCTTGTGGTCGCTTATTTTGCCGGTCATGATCAGCGTGTTCAACCTGCTTGTGATCAAAAGCTACTTCGAAAGCTTGCCGGAGGCGCTGGAGGATTCGGCGAAAATGGACGGAGCCAGGACGTTCACGATTTTGTTCCGCATTATTCTGCCGCTCAGCGGCCCGGTGATCGCGACGATCGCGCTGTTTTACGCCGTATACTTCTGGAACGATTTCTTCAATCCGATGCTGTACATCAGCGACCCGAGCCTGAAGCCGCTGCAGCTGTATTTGCGGGATATCGTAATGGATGCGGACTCCTCGTCGGCGATCACCAAAAGCGTCGACGATATGATGAACGTATCCGGAGAAGGGGTGCGGGCCGCCACCGTTATCGCGTCAACCGTTCCGATCGTGCTTGTGTATCCGTTCCTGCAAAAATATTTCATCAAAGGCGTATTGATCGGCTCGGTCAAAGGATGA